The proteins below come from a single Drosophila busckii strain San Diego stock center, stock number 13000-0081.31 chromosome X, ASM1175060v1, whole genome shotgun sequence genomic window:
- the LOC108605913 gene encoding uncharacterized protein LOC108605913: MLFMDALFNSLLVVSSGYAMYTLHPGQTPYGYAAAALSLVHGLLGVVRAANNDDDECNRLRLLTSGIIELVPLPLTNIELYLRSSNPHLAYAHGCFLVPLVFDVFARCRDSEDNSTVTLKDLTLLGNLVSLLFLGVNQGKHLYGGMAAIAFGARYGSVMFDYYWEGLGAHINLLAQSAFVVLMAMTLTAK; encoded by the coding sequence ATGCTCTTCATGGACGCCCTGTTCAATAGCCTGCTGGTGGTTAGCTCCGGCTATGCCATGTACACACTGCATCCTGGACAGACGCCCTATGGCTATGCAGCGGCTGCGCTGAGTCTGGTGCATGGCCTGCTCGGCGTGGTGCGTGCAGCAAATAACGATGATGATGAATGCAatcggctgcggctgctcacATCGGGAATTATCGAGCTggtgccgctgccgctgaccAACATTGAGCTCTACTTGCGCTCCTCGAATCCACACTTGGCCTATGCCCATGGCTGCTTTTTGGTGCCGCTGGTGTTCGATGTCTTCGCCAGATGTCGCGACAGCGAGGATAACTCCACAGTCACGCTCAAGGATCTGACGCTGCTGGGCAATTTGGTGTCGCTGCTGTTTCTGGGCGTCAATCAGGGCAAGCATCTCTATGGCGGCATGGCTGCCATTGCATTCGGCGCACGCTACGGCTCCGTCATGTTCGACTACTACTGGGAGGGCCTGGGCGCGCATATCAATCTGCTGGCCCAATCGGCGTTTGTTGTGCTCATGGCCATGACGCTGACGGCCAAGTag